In Leptospira harrisiae, a genomic segment contains:
- a CDS encoding iron-containing alcohol dehydrogenase, translating to MPVLPEWINFQFPPKIHFEIDCGYKLGSFVKNIGSRVVLITTQKELENAEELSIIKTSLEKHAEGVIIYDDIVDRVHFKDLDSCAHFLRISNADCVVAYGSFESVNAGKAASLLATNDLFAEELLIGKKQPKKKGLPLIVVPTKPLLGNECSPFFSIVDDKDKNRKYFAHEWAFPELIVSDPKIGAGMSSSETAKTGISILSAAVDSILSKYANEITSSTALRSIELISKNIVPAIREPRNLGPKNSIYAASLLAGIAQSTSSLGLCYALSLAVTTVTNLDIFQSMSILLPHVMEYNLTSSAGKYVMIARALDEDVTNISVIEAAIKAVEGIRKIYLELRIPQRLSEYEVKKIDLPGIATLAATYSFLDCLPRELPKNEIETILVAAF from the coding sequence ATGCCAGTTCTCCCCGAATGGATTAATTTTCAATTTCCTCCTAAAATTCACTTCGAAATCGATTGTGGATACAAACTCGGATCTTTTGTTAAAAACATTGGGTCTCGAGTGGTTCTTATCACCACACAAAAAGAACTAGAAAACGCAGAAGAACTTTCCATCATCAAAACCAGTCTCGAAAAACACGCAGAAGGTGTGATCATCTACGATGATATTGTTGACCGAGTTCATTTTAAAGATTTAGATTCCTGTGCTCACTTCCTTAGAATTTCCAATGCAGATTGTGTGGTGGCTTATGGTTCTTTTGAATCAGTAAACGCAGGTAAGGCGGCATCTCTTCTTGCTACCAATGATTTATTTGCAGAAGAACTCCTCATTGGAAAAAAACAACCCAAGAAAAAAGGCCTTCCTTTAATTGTGGTTCCGACAAAACCCCTACTCGGAAATGAATGTTCCCCATTTTTTTCGATCGTGGATGATAAAGACAAAAATAGAAAATACTTTGCTCATGAATGGGCTTTTCCTGAACTCATCGTCTCTGATCCGAAAATTGGGGCTGGGATGTCTAGTTCTGAAACTGCAAAAACCGGAATCTCCATTCTATCGGCAGCGGTAGACAGTATTCTTTCTAAATATGCCAATGAGATTACCTCATCCACGGCACTTCGTTCCATTGAACTTATCTCTAAAAACATTGTTCCTGCCATTCGAGAACCAAGAAACTTAGGGCCAAAAAACTCCATTTATGCAGCAAGTTTACTTGCAGGAATTGCTCAATCCACAAGTAGCCTTGGACTTTGTTATGCATTGTCACTTGCCGTAACAACCGTTACTAATTTAGATATTTTTCAAAGTATGTCAATCCTTCTCCCACATGTGATGGAATACAACTTAACTTCATCAGCTGGAAAGTATGTAATGATTGCAAGGGCGCTAGATGAAGACGTCACCAATATCTCGGTAATTGAAGCAGCGATTAAAGCGGTGGAAGGAATTCGTAAAATTTATTTAGAACTGCGTATTCCCCAAAGGTTATCCGAATACGAAGTGAAAAAAATCGACCTACCTGGGATTGCTACCTTGGCGGCTACCTATTCATTTCTTGATTGTCTTCCTAGAGAACTTCCCAAAAATGAAATCGAAACCATCCTCGTGGCTGCGTTTTAG
- the tsaD gene encoding tRNA (adenosine(37)-N6)-threonylcarbamoyltransferase complex transferase subunit TsaD: MTYGLGIESSCDETSIAIVRDGKELLSLKIYSQIDSHSPYRGVVPEIASRAHLEKINSLLAISMEEVGIKYSELEYVAVTSYPGLVGSLMIGAQLARCISLVYGTPIVAVNHLEAHLAVIGLERELPPFPWLGVLLSGGNSSIYLYRGFGNLQILADTQDDSLGEAFDKVSAVLNLPYPGGPYLESKANAYQPTKGEANPFPKLLKEDGEDRIRFSYSGLKTAVLYFLKANVTNPPIEKISYYFQKTAFELVTRNIRKAIQKTGIRTVVAAGGVLANGTLRENLEKEKERSGFDLFYPGKKIYCTDNGAMVACLGYHLWKQKSFVGLDFKVSPKRNFEQIL; the protein is encoded by the coding sequence ATGACCTACGGGTTGGGAATTGAATCCAGTTGTGACGAAACTTCCATTGCCATTGTTCGGGATGGAAAGGAATTACTTTCCTTAAAAATCTATAGCCAAATTGATTCCCATTCTCCGTATCGGGGAGTGGTTCCCGAAATTGCCTCAAGAGCCCATTTAGAAAAAATTAATTCTCTCCTTGCTATATCGATGGAAGAGGTGGGAATCAAATATTCCGAATTAGAATATGTAGCAGTTACCAGCTATCCTGGGTTAGTTGGATCACTTATGATTGGTGCTCAACTTGCTCGTTGTATCTCTCTTGTGTATGGAACTCCTATTGTTGCGGTCAACCATCTTGAAGCACATTTGGCAGTGATTGGTTTAGAAAGAGAACTTCCTCCGTTTCCGTGGCTTGGAGTCCTTCTTTCAGGCGGAAATTCATCAATTTATCTTTATAGAGGATTTGGGAACCTACAGATCCTTGCTGATACCCAAGATGATTCACTCGGTGAAGCTTTTGATAAAGTGAGTGCAGTTTTAAACTTGCCTTATCCCGGCGGTCCTTATCTGGAATCAAAAGCCAATGCCTACCAACCGACAAAAGGGGAGGCCAATCCCTTCCCTAAACTTTTAAAGGAAGATGGAGAAGATCGGATTCGTTTTTCCTATAGTGGCCTAAAAACAGCTGTATTGTATTTTTTAAAAGCGAATGTTACAAATCCGCCTATTGAAAAAATTTCTTATTACTTTCAAAAGACTGCCTTTGAGCTTGTCACTCGGAACATTCGAAAGGCCATTCAAAAAACGGGAATTCGGACAGTGGTGGCGGCAGGTGGGGTTCTCGCCAACGGTACCCTTCGGGAGAATTTGGAGAAAGAAAAAGAAAGGTCTGGGTTTGACCTATTTTATCCTGGCAAAAAAATTTACTGCACAGATAACGGAGCGATGGTGGCATGTCTTGGATACCATCTTTGGAAACAAAAATCTTTTGTGGGGCTTGACTTTAAGGTAAGCCCAAAACGAAACTTTGAACAAATATTATGA
- a CDS encoding LIC11073 family putative lipoprotein, with product MRFPSLHPIYLVCISFLSFFHCGINTDTPVAPFVFLVPPNVPQILSVVAVNSNITNDYQTDFFNYSADPRPEYILRYFVTNREPQFLGYNLYVTTAFPGIIQTIQGEWLEDGVQPSFPHLPYEASTSSSKVVTKRIRFAVPPPGAEFFQKCQIYNFTMRSMLTGGLISNPSTAVSTCAIPNRVNDIQTLCATGAGCNTTTCANPACGTPSSCALGTACNPCTKGNNDLGCTCPAGQSPPGCQYVGP from the coding sequence ATGCGTTTTCCCTCTTTACATCCAATTTACTTAGTCTGCATATCTTTTCTCTCTTTTTTTCACTGCGGGATCAATACAGATACGCCCGTGGCCCCATTTGTGTTTTTGGTTCCTCCCAATGTGCCACAGATTCTTTCGGTTGTGGCGGTAAATAGCAATATTACTAACGACTACCAAACAGATTTTTTCAATTATTCAGCGGACCCAAGGCCGGAGTACATCTTGCGTTATTTTGTAACGAACAGAGAGCCACAATTTTTGGGTTACAATCTCTACGTAACCACAGCTTTCCCGGGAATCATCCAAACCATCCAAGGGGAATGGCTAGAAGATGGGGTCCAACCGAGTTTTCCCCACCTTCCTTATGAGGCCTCCACTTCTTCAAGTAAGGTTGTGACCAAAAGGATTCGGTTTGCGGTTCCTCCACCGGGAGCAGAGTTCTTTCAAAAGTGCCAAATTTACAATTTTACAATGCGATCCATGCTCACTGGAGGACTGATTTCTAACCCTTCCACAGCTGTGAGTACCTGTGCCATTCCGAATCGAGTGAATGACATCCAAACACTTTGTGCTACTGGAGCTGGTTGTAATACAACTACCTGTGCCAACCCAGCTTGTGGGACACCAAGTTCCTGCGCATTGGGAACAGCCTGCAACCCCTGCACCAAAGGGAATAATGATTTAGGTTGTACTTGTCCAGCCGGCCAATCTCCTCCAGGATGCCAATACGTTGGCCCATAA
- the rsmI gene encoding 16S rRNA (cytidine(1402)-2'-O)-methyltransferase yields MAHKREVGSLYVVATPIGNLGDITLRALEIFKTVDLVLCESSKETRSLFSKLEIVTPVLALYKDSSETPYANVLEQLKAGKSMALVSDAGTPGVSDPGSQMVRTAREKGIRIVPVPGASALTALLSVSGFQVNPTYFLGFLSEKPSKKRRELERASEIDGLVVFYESVHKLPRLYPMLEELFPETEVLVGRELTKTFEEVLYYANPRELAKDPPNAKGEFAFLLNHRKKTLKGISDSSDM; encoded by the coding sequence TTGGCCCATAAACGGGAAGTAGGTTCTCTCTATGTCGTGGCCACACCCATAGGTAATCTGGGGGACATCACACTTCGAGCTTTAGAAATCTTTAAAACTGTGGACCTCGTTCTCTGTGAATCATCCAAAGAAACTAGGTCTCTATTTTCCAAATTAGAAATTGTGACTCCGGTCCTTGCCCTTTATAAAGACAGTTCAGAAACTCCGTATGCCAATGTCCTAGAACAACTAAAGGCTGGAAAATCGATGGCCCTAGTTTCTGATGCAGGAACTCCGGGCGTTTCGGATCCAGGAAGCCAGATGGTGCGAACCGCTCGGGAAAAAGGGATTCGGATCGTTCCTGTGCCAGGTGCCTCCGCCCTAACCGCTCTACTTTCTGTTTCTGGATTTCAGGTCAATCCCACATATTTTTTAGGGTTCCTCTCTGAAAAACCGAGTAAAAAACGCCGAGAATTAGAAAGAGCCTCGGAGATCGATGGTCTTGTGGTTTTTTATGAATCGGTTCACAAACTCCCAAGACTCTACCCTATGCTTGAAGAGCTCTTTCCGGAAACGGAGGTCCTTGTGGGAAGGGAGTTGACGAAGACCTTTGAAGAGGTACTTTACTATGCAAATCCTAGGGAATTGGCGAAAGATCCGCCAAATGCCAAAGGAGAGTTTGCTTTTCTCTTAAATCATCGAAAAAAAACACTTAAGGGAATTTCGGATTCCTCCGATATGTGA
- a CDS encoding MBL fold metallo-hydrolase, with the protein MKIKFWGVRGSIGSPIRPESVKHKIEKILSLASPTDIQNEQSILSFLNSLSFSSSSTYGGNTTCVEIRDKDGNLIIIDGGTGLRELGNQMMSSDFGKGVGHAYWILTHTHWDHIQGIPFFVPLFLPGNHFEFISCMNDVEKRLEHQFVFTHFPVSFDHYAANKTFQFIEEGEIISLGPNIQAFSKAVRHPGGSFSYRFMEDGKAIIFASDAEFNLEEMENIDTYIDYFRDADVLVFDTQYTFEDSLQKIDWGHSSASIATDIALRAKVKKLVMFHHDPSYDDEKLDLVYLRALKYKEMFDPHGKLEIIMAYEGLEIEV; encoded by the coding sequence ATGAAAATCAAGTTTTGGGGTGTCCGCGGTTCCATTGGTTCACCCATTCGGCCTGAAAGTGTTAAACATAAAATTGAAAAAATTCTTTCTTTGGCAAGTCCTACCGACATTCAAAACGAACAGAGTATCCTTAGTTTCCTAAATTCTTTAAGTTTTTCATCTTCATCAACTTACGGCGGTAATACGACTTGTGTTGAAATTCGAGATAAAGATGGAAACTTAATCATCATTGATGGGGGAACCGGACTTCGGGAACTAGGAAATCAAATGATGTCCTCTGACTTTGGAAAAGGTGTTGGCCATGCCTATTGGATCTTAACACATACACACTGGGATCATATCCAAGGAATTCCGTTTTTTGTTCCTCTCTTTTTGCCTGGCAATCATTTTGAATTTATTTCCTGTATGAATGATGTTGAAAAAAGATTGGAACACCAATTTGTATTTACGCATTTTCCTGTTTCCTTTGATCACTACGCAGCCAATAAAACCTTTCAATTTATAGAGGAAGGAGAGATCATCTCACTTGGGCCAAACATACAGGCTTTTAGTAAGGCAGTGCGCCATCCTGGTGGAAGTTTTTCTTATCGGTTTATGGAAGATGGAAAGGCGATCATTTTTGCATCCGATGCAGAATTCAATTTGGAAGAGATGGAGAACATCGATACCTATATTGATTATTTTAGGGATGCAGATGTCCTTGTATTTGATACCCAATACACATTCGAAGATTCCTTACAAAAAATTGACTGGGGTCATAGCTCCGCCTCAATTGCAACCGATATCGCTCTTCGTGCAAAGGTTAAAAAATTAGTCATGTTTCACCATGATCCTTCTTATGATGATGAGAAGTTGGATTTGGTGTATTTGCGGGCTCTTAAATACAAGGAGATGTTTGATCCGCACGGAAAATTAGAAATCATAATGGCTTATGAAGGTTTGGAAATAGAGGTTTAA
- a CDS encoding S41 family peptidase, translating into MKISERLVWGTITFCLVVIVFFVSTEKVKAISTDGEKYLQILHEVVSYIENDYVDPQEEKKIYTGAILGALQSLGDPHTRFLDTDEFGELQNETKGSFGGIGVEISFQENAFIIVAPIEGTPAWKAGLQPQDKIIEINGKSTKSVSLSESIGMMRGEVGSSISMKIERKGIKDPFVVNLVRELIQIRYVRSHYLPETETGYIKLVQFMGKETTAKEFANAVTSMKEAGAKKLVIDLRMNPGGLLDLAIDLADMFLPPESDIVSVKGRGGVLVKSYKADKKEKKFLEIPIAILVNGGSASASEILAGALKDNKRAVVVGTQSFGKGSVQSIFPLSGGTGVAITIQKYYTPSGISIHGKGITPDFVVNPIAASEDEKYALEKLYKKNLVRPFLETHEEFNDLALSDFSAILKKENLTISDSVIRIFLFNEMRAGSSNTKPRLDLDTQLAEAIRVLK; encoded by the coding sequence ATCAAAATTTCAGAACGTCTGGTTTGGGGGACAATTACCTTCTGTTTGGTGGTAATTGTTTTTTTTGTTAGCACAGAGAAAGTAAAAGCTATATCTACGGATGGCGAAAAATACTTACAGATTTTGCATGAAGTCGTTTCTTATATTGAAAACGATTATGTGGATCCACAAGAAGAAAAAAAAATATATACTGGGGCAATTCTTGGAGCCTTACAAAGTTTAGGTGATCCTCACACTCGATTTTTGGACACAGATGAATTTGGTGAACTACAGAATGAAACCAAAGGGAGTTTCGGCGGGATAGGAGTTGAGATCAGTTTCCAAGAAAATGCATTTATCATTGTGGCCCCAATTGAAGGCACTCCTGCATGGAAGGCAGGACTCCAACCCCAAGATAAAATCATAGAAATCAACGGAAAAAGTACAAAGTCTGTATCTCTATCGGAATCGATAGGAATGATGCGTGGGGAAGTCGGTTCTTCGATTTCAATGAAAATTGAAAGAAAAGGAATCAAAGATCCCTTTGTTGTCAATTTGGTTCGAGAACTCATTCAAATTCGATATGTCAGGTCTCATTACCTTCCAGAAACGGAAACTGGTTATATCAAACTGGTTCAGTTTATGGGAAAAGAAACCACTGCGAAAGAATTTGCAAACGCAGTCACTTCTATGAAAGAAGCAGGTGCAAAAAAACTAGTCATCGATTTGAGAATGAATCCTGGTGGCCTTTTGGATCTAGCCATTGACCTGGCTGACATGTTTTTACCACCAGAGTCGGACATTGTGTCTGTTAAAGGTAGAGGTGGAGTTCTTGTAAAAAGTTACAAAGCCGATAAAAAAGAAAAAAAGTTTTTAGAGATTCCCATTGCAATACTCGTGAACGGGGGATCGGCAAGTGCTTCTGAAATTTTAGCAGGTGCATTAAAAGATAACAAACGTGCTGTGGTCGTTGGTACCCAAAGTTTTGGGAAGGGAAGTGTTCAGTCCATTTTTCCGCTTTCTGGAGGAACCGGGGTTGCCATTACCATTCAAAAATACTACACTCCATCTGGAATTTCCATCCATGGGAAGGGGATCACACCTGATTTTGTTGTGAATCCCATTGCCGCAAGTGAAGATGAAAAGTATGCTTTAGAAAAATTGTATAAAAAAAATCTTGTTCGTCCGTTTTTAGAAACACACGAGGAATTCAATGATCTGGCACTCAGTGATTTTTCCGCGATTTTGAAAAAAGAAAACCTTACTATTTCTGATTCTGTTATCAGAATTTTTTTATTCAATGAAATGAGAGCAGGTTCATCAAATACCAAACCTCGGCTGGATTTAGATACCCAACTTGCTGAAGCCATTCGTGTTTTGAAATAA
- the glpK gene encoding glycerol kinase GlpK: protein MAKKNYIIGIDAGTTGIRTFCFNDKGKVISSAYQEFKQYYPKPGWVEHDPEEIWVKTQKLIGQAIKNGKLNPKDAVAIGITNQRETSVVWDKKTGKPVYNAIVWQCRRTSDICKDLKKQSLDSNFRNKTGLVLDAYFSGTKIQWILDNVKGARAKAEKGDLLFGTIDTWLLYKLTGHKEHKTDHTNASRTLLFNIQTKEWDEELCEILRVPMSMLPKAFNSKNLFGFTSNVKSLPDGIPISSLVGDQQGALFGQLCTEPGEAKNTYGTGCFLLFNVGDEFRISNQGLITTLALGPEGKTVYCLEGSVFIGGAVVQFLRDNLEFFEYSKDSEKLVKAIKTKDDLVFVPAFAGLGAPHWDQEARGAIFGLSRDTTPAQITRAALKAIALQSYELANAMEKETGKPLKFLRVDGGATSNAWLMQFQADILGTKVIRPQNVDTTVLGAAYLAGLERGFFKSVASLRKEETKTTQFLPKMKESERKEEIDKWNWAIARVKTGN, encoded by the coding sequence ATGGCAAAAAAAAATTATATCATTGGAATTGATGCGGGAACGACAGGAATCAGAACGTTTTGTTTTAACGACAAAGGAAAAGTTATTTCTTCAGCTTACCAAGAATTCAAACAATACTATCCTAAACCAGGTTGGGTTGAACATGATCCAGAAGAAATTTGGGTAAAAACTCAAAAACTCATTGGCCAAGCCATTAAAAACGGTAAATTAAATCCAAAGGATGCTGTTGCCATTGGAATCACCAACCAAAGGGAAACTTCTGTTGTTTGGGATAAAAAGACCGGCAAACCTGTGTACAACGCCATTGTCTGGCAATGCAGAAGGACTTCTGATATTTGTAAGGACTTAAAAAAACAAAGCTTAGATTCCAATTTTCGAAACAAAACAGGTTTAGTTTTGGATGCTTATTTTTCAGGAACAAAAATCCAATGGATCCTCGATAACGTCAAAGGTGCTCGGGCCAAAGCTGAGAAAGGTGATTTATTATTTGGAACCATTGACACTTGGTTATTGTATAAGCTCACCGGTCACAAAGAACACAAAACGGATCATACCAATGCCTCAAGAACACTTCTTTTTAATATCCAAACAAAAGAATGGGATGAGGAACTTTGCGAAATTTTACGAGTACCTATGTCAATGCTCCCTAAAGCATTTAATTCAAAAAACTTATTTGGTTTCACATCTAATGTTAAATCTCTTCCTGATGGAATTCCAATTTCTTCTCTTGTGGGTGACCAACAAGGAGCTCTCTTTGGTCAATTGTGTACAGAACCTGGGGAAGCTAAAAACACTTATGGCACTGGATGTTTTTTACTCTTCAACGTGGGAGATGAATTTAGAATTTCAAACCAAGGTCTCATCACAACATTGGCACTCGGTCCTGAAGGAAAAACTGTCTATTGTTTAGAAGGTTCTGTATTTATTGGTGGTGCCGTAGTCCAGTTTCTCCGCGACAATTTAGAATTTTTTGAATACTCAAAAGATTCTGAAAAATTGGTGAAAGCCATTAAAACAAAAGATGATTTGGTTTTTGTTCCTGCCTTTGCTGGACTTGGTGCTCCTCATTGGGACCAAGAAGCTCGTGGTGCCATCTTTGGACTCTCTAGAGACACAACACCTGCACAGATCACAAGAGCCGCACTCAAAGCCATTGCCTTACAATCTTATGAGCTCGCCAATGCGATGGAAAAAGAAACGGGAAAACCTTTGAAGTTCTTACGTGTGGATGGGGGAGCTACTTCCAATGCTTGGCTTATGCAATTCCAAGCAGACATTCTCGGAACTAAAGTCATTCGTCCCCAAAATGTCGACACAACAGTTCTTGGCGCTGCTTACCTAGCTGGACTCGAACGAGGATTTTTTAAATCGGTCGCAAGCCTTCGTAAAGAAGAAACAAAAACCACTCAGTTTCTGCCTAAGATGAAAGAGTCTGAAAGAAAAGAAGAAATCGATAAATGGAATTGGGCGATCGCTCGGGTAAAAACAGGAAATTAA
- a CDS encoding STAS domain-containing protein, translating to MFQYEINRENEKAVVLLKGSLSLRDTPKLKADIKTLIDTEDVKEVVLDFKNLSYLDSSGIGILLHTYSWTKEKKKQVRIIHISEEVKTIFTVANLLDIFQLKEST from the coding sequence ATGTTTCAGTATGAAATCAACCGAGAGAACGAAAAAGCGGTAGTCCTTCTAAAAGGGTCTTTGTCCCTGCGAGACACTCCCAAACTAAAAGCGGACATCAAAACATTGATTGATACTGAGGATGTAAAAGAAGTTGTTTTAGATTTTAAAAACTTGAGTTATTTGGATTCCTCTGGAATCGGAATCCTACTCCATACTTACAGTTGGACCAAGGAAAAGAAAAAACAAGTTCGCATCATCCACATTTCAGAGGAAGTCAAAACGATTTTTACTGTCGCAAACCTGCTGGATATTTTCCAACTCAAAGAATCCACTTAA
- a CDS encoding CDP-alcohol phosphatidyltransferase family protein, translating into MKLKLTWIPNTLTLGNLTLGFVSMLLVAETNPSQSNSHELYSLAGVFIILAALFDGFDGMAARALNCTSELGADLDSLADLTTFGIAPGFLSYKMFFYDIKLDIFDRPDYFPLGMFIAALYPICAAYRLARFNVAHDPKSFNGLPSPVAGVVIGIFPLVFSVSQVPVWTAVLFFVFTALLMVSTLRYSKPQVAIRGLFSWKKLGISILGLGLLLLAIGFYQWPYVMYGAVGFYVFSGIVSFLIQTIQDYRV; encoded by the coding sequence ATGAAACTAAAATTAACTTGGATTCCGAATACACTCACTCTGGGAAACTTAACATTAGGATTTGTTTCTATGTTACTTGTAGCAGAAACCAATCCTTCTCAATCAAATTCGCATGAACTTTATTCGCTAGCGGGTGTATTTATCATCTTAGCAGCGTTATTCGATGGTTTTGACGGAATGGCCGCTCGAGCCCTGAATTGTACTAGTGAACTAGGTGCAGACTTGGACAGTTTGGCTGACTTAACCACCTTTGGCATTGCCCCAGGATTTTTATCGTACAAAATGTTCTTCTACGATATCAAATTGGATATTTTTGACAGACCGGATTATTTTCCATTGGGTATGTTCATCGCAGCCTTGTATCCAATCTGTGCCGCTTATCGTTTGGCACGTTTTAATGTTGCTCACGATCCGAAATCTTTTAATGGGCTACCCTCTCCAGTAGCAGGGGTTGTCATTGGAATTTTTCCTTTGGTATTTTCTGTATCACAAGTTCCGGTTTGGACTGCAGTTCTCTTTTTTGTTTTCACTGCTCTCCTTATGGTTTCTACTTTAAGATATAGTAAACCTCAGGTTGCCATCCGGGGACTTTTTTCCTGGAAAAAATTAGGGATTAGCATTCTTGGACTTGGACTATTGTTACTAGCCATTGGGTTTTATCAATGGCCATACGTGATGTATGGTGCAGTGGGATTTTATGTTTTTTCTGGAATTGTTTCTTTTTTGATTCAAACCATTCAGGACTACCGTGTGTAG
- a CDS encoding flagellar motor switch protein FliG — protein MIYRQGNNYHFFLANADSVARFQSSIFPFYPIPKNKIPELPSVTSDPILFPQFLYELQYNRQTLGSKPVHTPTYMGSKKVPTDTESKPKPGFFPLTTNMGGVQNSPFSLYRGKRDKFQSAKYLSLRDIINPELSEDLVREKIESLYFDAKSKTFLFRLVSILFSGTPKEEETIVSNLFRFEPEFAKFLNKQMFTVEMIPLIHGNFLQEILRDHDERYIKYVIPSLSKPVLEVVRTSLSKNKMKQILDGPIKKPPEGEDLVSVIETELFKRFARNIYYEEGSIFTYRETGDEERKEEVSFIDAKKFQFFVDGHILQFYGRTVTKIFFKTCDWIDALRFDFFLSRKEIETNEFHRLPPDLLIEIPYYSTGIFLVGGGITKQKNPFEFSLLWFDY, from the coding sequence TTGATTTATAGACAAGGAAACAATTACCATTTCTTTTTAGCCAACGCCGACTCGGTGGCTCGGTTCCAATCTTCCATTTTTCCTTTTTATCCGATTCCCAAAAATAAGATTCCAGAATTACCTTCTGTCACCTCAGATCCAATTCTTTTTCCGCAGTTTTTATACGAGTTACAATACAATAGGCAAACCTTGGGATCCAAACCAGTCCACACACCCACTTACATGGGTAGTAAGAAAGTTCCTACAGATACCGAATCAAAACCAAAACCAGGATTTTTTCCCTTAACTACCAATATGGGTGGGGTACAAAATTCTCCCTTTTCTCTTTACAGGGGAAAACGAGACAAATTCCAATCAGCAAAATATCTCTCACTACGAGACATCATAAACCCAGAACTTTCGGAAGACTTAGTGCGGGAAAAAATTGAATCTTTATATTTTGATGCCAAAAGTAAAACCTTCCTTTTTCGTTTGGTATCCATTCTCTTTTCGGGAACACCAAAAGAAGAAGAAACCATTGTTTCCAATTTATTTCGTTTTGAACCAGAGTTTGCTAAATTCTTAAACAAACAGATGTTTACTGTCGAAATGATTCCTTTGATACATGGAAACTTTTTACAAGAGATCCTACGTGACCACGATGAAAGATATATCAAATACGTAATTCCTAGTCTTTCCAAACCTGTCTTGGAAGTGGTACGAACTTCTCTCTCGAAAAACAAAATGAAACAAATTTTAGATGGACCCATAAAGAAACCTCCAGAGGGAGAGGATTTAGTTTCTGTCATTGAAACAGAACTCTTCAAACGATTTGCGAGAAATATTTATTACGAAGAAGGATCTATCTTTACCTACCGGGAGACTGGGGATGAGGAACGAAAAGAAGAAGTTTCCTTTATCGATGCCAAGAAGTTTCAATTCTTTGTCGATGGTCATATTCTCCAATTTTATGGAAGAACTGTAACAAAAATATTTTTCAAAACCTGCGACTGGATCGATGCCCTGCGATTTGATTTCTTTTTATCTCGGAAAGAAATCGAAACAAATGAATTCCATAGACTTCCTCCAGACCTACTCATTGAAATTCCCTACTATTCTACTGGAATTTTTCTTGTAGGCGGTGGAATTACAAAGCAGAAAAATCCATTCGAATTTTCGCTTCTTTGGTTTGATTACTAA
- a CDS encoding flagellar biosynthesis anti-sigma factor FlgM — MNVDKVGRVGGYGYEPKKPQGPRETEAQAPVDTISISDAAKKIASEAKLQAEVKQIAKQIVQAPPEEDRTEKIKAIKERLKNGDYDNLSTEMLDKISDQIASTFLGQQ, encoded by the coding sequence ATGAACGTCGACAAAGTAGGACGAGTTGGTGGTTACGGATACGAACCAAAAAAACCACAAGGGCCAAGAGAAACGGAAGCACAAGCTCCGGTAGACACAATTTCTATCTCTGACGCTGCCAAAAAAATTGCCTCAGAAGCAAAACTTCAAGCAGAAGTAAAACAGATCGCAAAACAAATCGTACAAGCCCCTCCAGAGGAAGATCGTACGGAAAAAATCAAAGCGATCAAAGAACGATTGAAAAACGGCGACTACGACAACCTCTCAACAGAGATGTTGGATAAAATCTCCGACCAAATCGCGTCAACTTTCCTCGGACAACAGTAA